In Saccharomonospora marina XMU15, one genomic interval encodes:
- a CDS encoding SDR family oxidoreductase produces the protein MIPLPDYPQGRELLRDKVVVVTAAAGTGIGSAVARRSLEEGARVVISDWHERRLAEKAQSLAEYGEVHAVPCDVTDEDQVSGLISAAVERFGRIDVLINNAGLGGSTSILDMTDEQWSRVLDVTLNGTFRMTRAALRQFVEQGGGGAVVNNASVIGWRAQAQQSHYAAAKAGVMALTRCAAVDVAEHGIRVNAVSPSLAMHPFLAKVTSEELLADLTEREVSGRAAQPWEVANVMVFLASDYASYLTGEVISVSSQHA, from the coding sequence GTGATTCCGTTGCCGGACTACCCGCAGGGGCGCGAACTGCTGCGCGACAAGGTGGTCGTGGTGACCGCCGCCGCGGGCACGGGCATCGGCTCGGCCGTCGCCCGGCGCAGCCTCGAGGAGGGCGCCAGGGTGGTGATCAGCGACTGGCACGAGCGGCGGCTCGCCGAGAAGGCCCAGAGCCTCGCCGAGTACGGCGAGGTGCACGCCGTGCCATGCGACGTCACCGACGAGGACCAGGTGTCGGGCCTGATCTCCGCCGCGGTGGAGCGGTTCGGCCGCATCGACGTGCTCATCAACAACGCCGGCCTCGGCGGCAGCACGTCGATCCTGGACATGACCGACGAGCAGTGGTCCCGCGTACTCGACGTCACGCTCAACGGCACGTTCCGGATGACGAGGGCGGCACTGCGGCAGTTCGTCGAGCAGGGCGGTGGCGGAGCCGTGGTGAACAACGCCTCGGTGATCGGCTGGCGCGCGCAGGCGCAGCAGTCGCACTACGCTGCCGCCAAGGCAGGTGTGATGGCGCTGACCAGGTGCGCCGCCGTGGACGTGGCCGAGCACGGGATCAGAGTGAACGCGGTGTCACCGAGTCTGGCGATGCACCCGTTCCTCGCCAAAGTGACCTCCGAGGAACTGCTGGCCGACCTCACGGAAAGGGAGGTCTCCGGCAGGGCGGCGCAGCCGTGGGAGGTCGCCAATGTCATGGTGTTCCTCGCCAGCGACTACGCCTCGTACCTGACCGGTGAGGTGATCTCGGTGAGCAGCCAGCATGCATAG
- a CDS encoding TetR/AcrR family transcriptional regulator, translated as MNTRTAKKRQAGNNGSGRRAELLALAARLFADRGYVSTTVRDIADAAGILSGSLYHHFDSKESMADEILRGFLDGLFDTYAQIVAADLGPRNTLEAVVAASFRFIRDHPAEVAIYQNEAKHLAHLERFAYIDERNVEFRNLWRKILTDGVRQGVFREDLDVELVYRFIRDTVWVAVRWYNPAGTLSADDVAQQYLGILLDGIATRRRRTKKTGETHG; from the coding sequence ATGAACACGAGAACCGCGAAGAAGCGACAGGCGGGCAACAACGGGTCCGGAAGGCGCGCCGAACTACTGGCACTGGCCGCGCGCCTGTTCGCCGACCGCGGCTACGTCTCCACGACGGTGCGCGACATCGCCGACGCCGCCGGAATCCTTTCCGGAAGCCTGTACCACCACTTCGACTCCAAGGAGTCGATGGCCGACGAGATCCTGCGCGGCTTTCTCGATGGACTCTTCGACACCTATGCGCAGATCGTCGCCGCCGACCTCGGGCCGAGGAACACGCTGGAGGCGGTGGTCGCCGCCTCGTTCCGCTTCATTCGCGACCATCCCGCCGAGGTGGCGATCTACCAGAACGAGGCCAAACACCTGGCCCATCTGGAGCGCTTCGCCTACATCGACGAGCGAAACGTGGAGTTCCGCAACCTCTGGCGCAAGATCCTCACCGACGGTGTGCGGCAAGGCGTGTTCCGCGAGGATCTCGACGTGGAACTGGTCTACCGCTTCATCAGGGACACGGTCTGGGTGGCGGTGCGCTGGTACAACCCCGCGGGCACCCTCTCGGCCGACGACGTGGCGCAGCAGTACCTCGGCATCCTGCTCGACGGAATCGCCACCCGCCGCAGGCGGACCAAGAAAACGGGAGAGACGCATGGCTGA
- a CDS encoding acetyl-CoA C-acetyltransferase: protein MAEAYILDAVRTPVGKRGGGLSAVHSADLGAHVINAILDRTGVDPERVDDVILGCTDTLGSQSGNIARTAWLAAGRPDHVPGVTVDRQCGSSQQAVHFAAQAVLSGTMDLVLAGGVQNMSQIPISAAMLAGREYGIDDPFSGSKGWQQRYGSAEISQFQSAQMIAEHWDISRQTMEEFAYTSHQRAIAAIDEGRFDAETVPFGDLKHDEGPRRDTSLEKMAGLSPLSPGSRITAAVASQISDGASAALLASEAFVKETGITPKARVHHLSVRAADPVWMLTGPIPATRFALRKAGLTVDDIDLFEVNEAFASVVLAWLDEMGADPGKVNVNGGGIALGHPIGATGTKLFATLLHELERRGGRYGLQTMCEGGGTANVTIIERL, encoded by the coding sequence ATGGCTGAGGCATACATTCTGGACGCGGTGCGCACGCCGGTCGGCAAGCGCGGCGGTGGCCTTTCCGCCGTGCACAGCGCCGACCTCGGCGCGCACGTCATCAACGCGATCCTCGACCGCACCGGGGTGGACCCCGAGCGGGTCGACGACGTGATTCTCGGCTGCACCGACACACTCGGCTCGCAGTCGGGCAACATCGCGCGCACCGCGTGGCTGGCGGCGGGCAGGCCCGACCACGTTCCCGGCGTGACGGTGGACCGGCAGTGCGGTTCCAGCCAGCAGGCCGTGCACTTCGCCGCGCAGGCCGTGCTGTCCGGCACGATGGATCTGGTGCTGGCAGGCGGCGTGCAGAACATGAGCCAGATTCCCATCAGCGCGGCGATGCTGGCCGGGCGCGAGTACGGCATCGACGACCCGTTCTCCGGCTCGAAGGGTTGGCAGCAGCGCTACGGCAGTGCCGAGATCTCCCAGTTCCAGAGCGCGCAGATGATCGCCGAGCACTGGGACATCTCAAGGCAAACGATGGAGGAGTTCGCCTACACCAGCCACCAGCGCGCCATCGCGGCCATCGACGAGGGGCGGTTCGACGCCGAAACGGTGCCCTTCGGAGATCTCAAACACGACGAGGGTCCGCGCAGGGACACCAGCCTGGAGAAGATGGCGGGACTGTCGCCGTTGAGCCCCGGTTCACGGATCACGGCGGCCGTGGCCAGCCAGATCTCCGACGGCGCCAGCGCAGCGCTGCTGGCTTCCGAGGCGTTCGTGAAGGAAACCGGGATCACCCCGAAGGCGCGGGTGCACCACCTTTCGGTGCGCGCGGCCGATCCGGTGTGGATGCTCACCGGCCCCATTCCCGCCACCCGGTTCGCGTTGCGCAAGGCCGGGCTCACCGTGGACGACATCGACCTGTTCGAGGTGAACGAGGCGTTCGCCAGCGTCGTGCTCGCGTGGCTGGACGAGATGGGCGCGGACCCGGGGAAGGTCAACGTCAACGGCGGCGGTATCGCGCTGGGGCACCCCATCGGCGCCACCGGGACGAAGCTGTTCGCCACCCTGCTGCACGAGCTGGAGCGCCGAGGCGGCCGCTACGGCCTGCAGACGATGTGCGAGGGCGGCGGCACGGCCAACGTCACCATCATCGAGCGGCTGTGA
- a CDS encoding CoA-transferase subunit beta, translating to MKNATRAEVAAVACAELFRGDGEIVVSPMGLLPSLGARLARLTFEPDILLSDGEAYLLASTPGVGEPIVEGWQPFRKVLDTVVPHGKRHVVMGANQVDRFGNQNISAIGDHARPKKQLLGVRGGPGNTVNNRTSYWVPRHSKRVFTERVDVISGVGYDSARQAGPSARKYHDVYRVVTNLAVLDFSGPDNAMRLVSVHPGVSVDEVVDNTGFELDTSDVADSRLPTDEELRLLREVIDPKSTRDREVPS from the coding sequence GTGAAGAACGCGACACGTGCCGAGGTCGCCGCGGTGGCCTGCGCGGAGCTGTTCCGGGGCGACGGCGAGATCGTGGTGAGCCCGATGGGGCTGCTGCCGTCACTGGGAGCGCGGCTGGCCAGACTCACCTTCGAGCCCGACATCCTGCTCAGCGACGGCGAGGCGTACCTGCTGGCCAGCACACCCGGTGTCGGTGAGCCGATCGTCGAAGGCTGGCAGCCGTTCCGCAAGGTGCTCGACACCGTTGTGCCGCACGGCAAGCGGCACGTGGTGATGGGCGCCAACCAGGTCGACCGCTTCGGCAACCAGAACATCTCCGCGATCGGGGATCACGCACGCCCCAAGAAGCAGTTGCTCGGGGTGCGCGGCGGGCCTGGCAACACCGTCAACAACCGCACGAGCTACTGGGTCCCCCGCCACAGCAAGCGGGTGTTCACCGAGCGGGTCGACGTGATCTCCGGCGTGGGCTACGACAGTGCGCGCCAGGCGGGTCCGAGCGCACGCAAGTACCACGACGTGTACCGGGTCGTGACCAACCTTGCCGTGCTCGACTTCTCCGGACCGGACAACGCGATGCGGCTGGTGTCGGTGCACCCCGGGGTTTCGGTGGACGAGGTGGTCGACAACACCGGTTTCGAACTCGACACCAGTGACGTCGCCGATAGCAGGCTGCCGACCGACGAGGAGTTGCGGCTGCTGCGTGAGGTGATCGACCCGAAGTCCACCCGGGATCGCGAGGTGCCGTCGTGA
- a CDS encoding NAD(P)H-dependent flavin oxidoreductase, with amino-acid sequence MRTPLTELVGVRYPVVQTGMGWVAGPRLVSATAEAGGLGILASATMTYDELESAVKEVKGRTDKPFGVNLRADAEDADRRVELLIRERVRVASFALAPRKELIAKLKDEGIVVVPSVGAARHAEKVASWGADAVVVQGGEGGGHTGGVATTLLLPSVLDAVDIPVVAAGGFFDGRGLAAALAYGAAGVAMGTRFLLTKESTVPNAVKRAYLERGLADTVVTRKVDGMPHRVLRTELVDSLERSGNVTGLLRAVRNAARFRKLTGVSWRSMVTEGLAMKRSGDRTWAQVLMAANTPMLLRAGLVNGDTDAGVLASGQVVGMLADLPSVAELIEGMVTDARARIAELGKL; translated from the coding sequence CTGCGGACCCCGCTGACCGAACTGGTCGGCGTGCGGTACCCGGTGGTGCAGACCGGAATGGGCTGGGTCGCGGGGCCGCGCCTGGTGTCGGCCACCGCCGAGGCGGGCGGGCTCGGCATCCTGGCCTCGGCCACGATGACCTACGACGAGCTGGAGTCCGCCGTCAAGGAGGTCAAGGGCCGCACCGACAAGCCGTTCGGGGTGAACCTGCGGGCCGACGCCGAGGATGCCGACCGCAGGGTCGAGCTGCTGATCAGGGAGCGGGTCAGGGTCGCCTCGTTCGCGCTCGCGCCGCGCAAGGAGCTGATCGCGAAGCTGAAGGACGAGGGCATCGTGGTGGTGCCCTCGGTCGGCGCGGCCAGGCACGCCGAGAAGGTCGCCTCGTGGGGTGCGGACGCGGTCGTGGTGCAGGGCGGTGAGGGTGGTGGCCACACCGGTGGCGTGGCCACCACGCTGCTGCTGCCCTCGGTGCTGGACGCGGTGGACATTCCGGTGGTCGCGGCGGGCGGCTTCTTCGACGGGCGTGGCCTCGCCGCCGCGCTGGCCTACGGTGCGGCGGGTGTCGCCATGGGCACCCGGTTCCTGCTCACCAAGGAGAGCACGGTGCCGAACGCGGTCAAGCGCGCCTACCTGGAGCGAGGCCTCGCCGACACGGTCGTGACCCGCAAGGTCGACGGGATGCCGCACCGCGTGCTGCGCACCGAGTTGGTCGACTCGCTCGAACGCTCGGGCAATGTGACCGGACTGCTCAGGGCGGTGCGCAACGCCGCGAGGTTCCGCAAGCTCACCGGAGTGTCGTGGCGGTCGATGGTCACCGAAGGACTCGCGATGAAGCGCTCGGGCGACCGCACGTGGGCGCAGGTACTCATGGCCGCCAACACGCCGATGCTGCTACGGGCCGGCCTGGTGAACGGCGACACCGACGCGGGTGTGCTCGCCTCCGGGCAGGTCGTCGGGATGCTGGCCGACCTGCCCAGCGTGGCCGAGCTGATCGAAGGCATGGTCACCGACGCCCGAGCACGCATAGCCGAACTGGGCAAGCTTTGA